attcccacctccggaagaactttgaagatgtcacgagggaggtgctggacattgagtacgagtggaccatgttccgcacctctattgttgaggcagctgattggagctgtgaccGTAAGGTGCCTGGCGTAAATCCTAGAACCAGCGGGGAGGGATGTTGTCAAGTTGAATAAAAAGTCCtgtcgggttcttttggctcataggactccggaggcagcggacaggcaccgacaggccaagcggtgtgcgacttcagcggtcgcggaggcaaaaactcaggacatgggaggagttcgaggAAGCCATGAAAATCGACTTCCAGATGGCTTAGAAGCAATTCTGGACAGCCATCCGCTGCTTCAGGAAatggaagcagtgcactgtcaacacagtgtatggtgaggatggtgttctgctgacctcgacttcGGAaattgtggatcggtggagggaatacttcgaagacctccttaatcccaccaacacgtcttcctgtgAGGAAGCAGTTCCTCTggattctgtggtgggctctcctatttctggggctgaggttgctgaagtagttaaaaagttctcagtggcaaggccccggggttggatgagatccgccgagagttccttaaggctctggatgttgtggggctttcttggttgacaagactctgcaacatcgcgtggacatcgggggcagtgcgtctggattggcagacaggggtggtggttcttctctttaagaaggggaactggagagtgtgttccaactatcgtgggatcacactcagccttttcggtaaggtctattcaggtgtactggagaggaggctacgccggatagtcaaacctcagattcaggagggacagtgcggttttcgtcctggtcgtggaactgtggaccatctctctactctcggcagggtccttgagggtgcttgtgagtttgcccaaccagtctacatgtgctttgtggacttggaggagCAATTCGACCGTGTcacccgggaagtcctgtggggagtgctcagagagcatagggtatcggactgtctgattgtggctgtccgctccctgtacgatcagtgtcacaGCTTGGTCttcattgccggcagtaagtcggacacgtttccagtcagGGTTGGACACCGCCACCGattctgttcacaacttttatggacaatttctaggcgcagtcaaggcgttgaggggttccggttgggtggccacgggattaggtctctactttttgcagatgatgtggtcctgatggcttcatctggccaggatcttcagctcttactggatcggttcacatccgagtgtgaagcgactgggatgagaatcagctcctccaagtctgaatccatggttctcgaccggaaaagggtggggtgccaaCTCCGGGTTTGGggggagaccttgccccaagtggaggattttAAGTAcgtcggagtcttgttcacgagtgagggaagagtggatcgtgagatcgacaggcggaccagtgcggcgtcttcagtaatgcggatgctgtatcgatccgttgtggtaaagaaggagctgaaccggaaggcaaagctctcaatttaccggtcgatctacgttcccatcctcacctatggtcatgagctttgggttatgaacgaaaggacaagatcacgggtacaagcagccgaaatgagtttcctctgccggtgctcctccacatcgagaggagccagatgtatGGTTTGGGCATCTagacaggatgccacccgaacgcatccctagggaggtgtttagggcacgtctgaccgggaagacccaggacgcgtctacagtggggcaaaaaagtactaagtcagccaccgattgtgcaagttctcccacttaaaatgatgacagcggtctgtaattttcatcacagttacacttcaactgtgattgacaatttgaaaaaaaaatccaagaattcacattgtaggaattttaaagaatttatttgtaaattatggtggaaaataaagttaaagtaccaatgatcgtcacacacactaggtgtggtgaaatttgtcctctgcatttgacccatccccttgatcacccccttggaagTGGGGGGAGCAGTGGTGCtgtgcctgggaatcatttatggtgatttaacccccaattccaacccttgatgctaagtgccaagcagggaggcaatgggtcccatttttatagtctttggtatgactcggccgggatttaaactcacaacctaccgatctcagggcggacactctaaccactaggccactgagtaggtgtagaataagtatttggtcaatgacaaaaattcaactcaatactttgtgatataacctttgttggcaataacagaggtcaaacgattaccaTAGGTCTTtgccaggtttgcacacacagtagctggtatcttagcccattcctctatgcagatcttctcgagagcagtgatgttttggggctgtcgccgagcaacacagactttcaactccctccacagattttctatgaggtcgaggtctggagactggctaggccactccagtcgtcctgtccccttagcagaaaaacagccccaaatcataatgtttccacccccatgcttctcagtaggtagggtgttcttgggatgcaactcagtattcttcttcctccaaacacgacgagttgtgtttataccaatctgaccacatgacattctcccaatcctctgctgtatcatccatgtgctctctggcaaacttcagacgggcctggacatgctcTGGCTTAAgtggggggacacgtctggcactgcaggatttgattccctgtcggcgtagtgtgttactgatggtaacctttgttactttgatcccagctctctgcagatcATTCACCAtgtccccctgtgtggttctgggatttttgcgcaccgttctcatgatcattttgactccacgggatgagatcttgcatggagccccagatcgagggagattgtcagtggtcttgtatgtcttccattttctgataattgctcccacagttgatttttttcacaccaagttgcttgcctattgtagattcactcttcccagtctggtgcaggtctacaattcttttcctggtgtccttcaacagctctttggtcttggccatagtggagtttggagtctgactgtttgagactgtggacaggtgtattttatacggataacgagttcaaacaggttccatttatacaggtaacgagtggaggacagaagaacttcttaaagaagaagttacaggtctggaGCGCCAGAGATcatccttgtttgaagtgaccaaatacttatttttcaccatgatttacaaataaattctttaaaattccttcaatgtgaattcctggattttttttcacattctgtctcacagttgaagtgtacctatgatgaaaatgacagatctctgtcatcattttaagtgggagaatttgcccaatcggtggctgactaaatacttttttgccccactgtatgtctcccggctggcctgggtacgcttcgggatcccccaggaagagctggaagaagtagctgggcttccctgcttaggctactgcccccgcgacctcacctcggataagcggaagaagatggatggcattatagtggtacttaatgaatacttaggtctactacaccagtgattctcaaatgggggtacgcgtacccatgggggtacttgaaggtatgccaaggggtatgtgagattttttttaaatattctaaaaatagcaacaattcacaaatcctttatggatatatttattgaataatactttaacaaaatatgtatgtaagttcataaactgaaaatgaatgcaacaatgcaatattcagtattgaccgctagattttttttgtggacatgttccataaatattgatgttaaagatttattttttttgtgaagaaatgcttagaattaagttcatgagtccagatggatttctattacaatccccaaagaggtcatTTTAAGtacccgggcggtatagctcggttggtaagagtggtcgtgccagcaacttgagggttacaggttcgatccccgcttctgccatcctagttactgccgttgtgtccttgggaaagacactttacccacctgctcccagtgccacccacactactttaaatgtaacttagataatgggtttcacaatgtaaagtgctttgagtccctcgagaaaaatgctatataaatataattcacttcactacttctaTATCTAGAAATCttattttataattgaatcacttgttcgtttttcaacaagtgtttagttattttcatatatttttttcaaatagttcaagaaagaccactacaaatgagcaatattttgcacattatagaatttattaaatcagaaactgatgacagtgctgtattttacttctttatctctttcttttaaccaaaaatgctttgctctgatttgggggtacttgaatttaaaaaatgttcacagggggtacatcactgaaaaacggttgagaaccactgtactacactactgtattttaatgttgtcattatggtggtacttaatgaaaacgtgggtctactacactactgttgtTTAATGTCATTAtcgtacttggagagccaagtgagTTATGAGTTGGTACTTGAAGAAACAAGTTTGAGAAACAGCAAGTTGTTTTACAACAAATAAATGACATTTAGTCTCACCTTTTGGTGACAGATGCCAAAAGGAGTTGGCTTGTGGTCGCAGGtcaactcctcttcctcctcctcatctTCCACAACATTTTCCCTCAGGTTGCGGTTGACCACCCAGCACTCTTGATCTGCAGCGCCAAGTCGGAAGCTGAGGACGTTTGTTGTTTCAAAGGCTGTTGagcaaaaaaggtattttttttctcctcagaTTTTGTGAATGtgcttgacaaaaaaaaaacccttgcCAAGGTATTTTCCAGATTGGGGTTGTCCTCCTGGTAGTTCACACCATTGATCATATTGCATGTTCTTACACAAGTCCAGCTTGTAGAATTTGGCCAAATGGTGGAACTGTTATACAGGTGCAAAACTGACTGGCTGCACCAATCGACTTGAAATTTCTCTCACAGGTccaaattagtaaaaaaaaaaataaacatacctTGCCGCTGAAGCCCACCATTAgggatttttattaaaattttggaACTTTGCATAGCACACCTCTGCCAAGACGTGGAAGATGTAAGTTTTATAATTTTGTTTTCCTTTAACTTTTCCTTCATTAGCTTAAAGCTACAAACACACAAAACTGCACTTTTAAACTACAGTATGTATATTACAATATCAAAACTAGAttttgaataataaataaatagtgatGTGGACCCCCATCCGTCTAttatctactgcttgtcccaataGGTTTTGCATATCAAACAAACTGCCAGacaatgtctgctaataggtgccattttggggtcccgatacacacaccataataataccatatgttgaagcacagtacgtctgactatggtagctataatgctccgacaatccatcaagctggACGGCATCGTAGCTTAGcaaagtcttactaaaacatttAGACAGGTTTTtcagcaccgtgtgtaatgttctaaattctcaatgtaacaaagtttcGGTCTTGCTTACGGGTACTTGCTAGCGTCATCTATTGAACAAGCGTCAACCTACTGGACAGTAGGTTGATgcttgttcaataaatgacatgtgGGACTGCcactggtcaaacttatcattacaccatgtaccaaatgaaaatGCTTCGAGGCGGGTAAGACCACCCAGAATGAATAGGTACATCAGGTACATAATAGGTACATAAGGCGCAGTGTCCAtttaagaaaatgaaagcatTTTAAGTGCgtctcatagtccgaaaaataaccaggattcaatgttgtttttgttgcaaaTCAAATAGAACCCTCCAAAGGGCACTAGTTATTGAAAATAGAAGCCATGTTGAATAGAAGGTTGATTATAATATAAATGTACTCACGGGGTTCTGCTGACCTATTGACTCCCTCATCGTCCTTCTTCCATCCTGAGCGTTCTCTGACAGAAGACATGACCTCATCACTTTCTGTCTGCCCACTACAGCCTTTTAGGGAGGAGAACAAAACCTCAGCCCTCGTTGCATCTCCAGACTCATGCTGCGGGCTTTCTTCTCTCGCAGCAGCGCGTCCGCCAGGTACATGGCGGACTTGTCTCGTCCCGGCCTGACCATGGTGGTCTCCTCTTCCTGCTCGGCCTCCACCGAGGGCCTCTTCTGGACCAGGGCCATGCACAGGTTCTGGCGCTCGATGCAACAGAAGCCTGGGAGCGTCTGCAGGTAGGGTGGAGGTGAGCTGTGTGGAGGTAGCGTCTAGTCCGGTCTTACCTCCATCTCTTCTTCCCATCTCACGTCCAGTAGAGGCCACGCCGTCCTGTGGCAGTACTCGCACTTCCCCAGCCACTCTAATACAGGCTGCACCACATGACACACTCTTTTAGACCTCTTCTTCACCGCACTTCCTTCGCCATACCTCTGACTCCATGTCCGCCAGGTCCAGTCGGGGCTTGTCAGACTCGCGGTGGTAGCCCAGGACCCCGGCCCTGATGCAGTGGATGGGCGGGCCTTCCCTCTGCTGTCAATCACAGCAGCGGGAAAGTCACCATGGTGTCCTGGAGGCGTGTTGAAATATACTCACGTAGTCGTTTATGTCACGGAGCAGCTCGCAGAGATCATGTTCTAACTTGGCCACGGTGTTATCTAGGACAAAACATTACAGGAGATGAAAAAGCGCCACAAGATATCATTCCGCCACTTTGGAAAAGACTCACTGGTAAAACTGGACCTCATCTTGTTCTCCCTGGTGTCTTCTATCCTGCACACATGTCCGTCTCAACCAAATGCCAATGCTTTCCCAGTCGCTACGtaggcttttacacacacaattatacaataTAAGGTGCCATCCATTGGGGAAAAACCGCATACATTCTAGAACTCACCCACATTTTAGGCTCTGTGCTTCATAGTCTCACTTTTGTTGTCAGTAACCATGGAGACTTGTGGCGTTAGCAGTCACCATAGCAACCTACCTGATCTGTCATCATGTAGTGCAATATATTATATAACAATTATTTACATaaaaaatatgagaaatataCAAATGAAGTAACCAATTATTTTACATCAAAACTATAACAAATAGTAAAAAAATGTTATCCAAATGGAATAAATACATCAAAACTATtagaaatattaaaaatatgtacaAATAGAATAAATACAATTGTATTAATACATTTCTAAAGAAATTCATACTTTAAAATTAAAATagtataaaactaaaataataaatactgttTACTGCTGAGTAATACTTaacaaaaatgtaatataaatgatAAAGAAACCCTAATTACTCCCAAGTAATGTAATACTAAATTATGTAAAAATAATAGTACATTcaaatggcataaatacaaaataaaattatatcaacacatttcaagaaaaaaatacatactttgatatcaaataatataaaacaaaaatattttttaataaaaattatacTAATGACCACTAACCAAATACTGACTCCTGACCAAACCAAAAACAATTAACAATTTGAGTAATAAAGAAAACGTAATTAATCCCGAGTAATATACTATTAAAATTGGTACAGCGTGGCTCAGTTGTAGatcggccatgccagcaactcgagggttccaggttcgatccccgcttccgccatccacacactgctgttgtgtccttgggcaagacactttactcacctgctcccaaaCTGGTTTAATTGGCTTTAACTATGTAAAGtgctagagaaaagtgctatataaacgtAATTCACTTCAAATATGTTTTAGTAAAAATATGATATACAAATAGAACAAATACAatcaaataaacacatttttcaactacctacattaaaataaaatcataTCTATTCCTGaataatataaaacaaaaatatattataataataaaaatatagaaaccCTATATACTCCTGAGTAATATAAAACTAAATAatgtttaattaaaataaataattaaaaatacattttaaaaaattgtgagtaatataaaatatggttttagtaaaaaaaataaaaaaaatacttaatgctGGTGAGCCTAAAGGGGTTGATGGGTTTACAggcagaaataaaacaaaacagtcTTGCCGTGTGGTTGCTGCTCCGGGACTTGTCATAAAAACTAACAAATACATGACATTGCAgtttaattattaaaaataaacacTAATCTAGACATTTAGTTCTGTCATAAAAACGTCAGTCCTTTCTAAGGTTGTACTTGTAGTTACAAAGTTTCACCAGCAGGTAGCTTACAGGGCGGTGTCATCAAACAATTGCGATGAAATGTTGGGAATTTTTATGACGTGCAGATGATGCAAATCATCCCAAGCCTGCTTAACTCTGCTGTTAGAATCATGGATGACTGAATAGACCACCATTTTATTAGCAATTACTCCTCATAAAATGTTAAATATGGTCAGCTGTGAAACGTCATTGAGGCAGAAAATACATGTCAAAATGatacatttgttgttgtttatcaGCTGCAACTCATATTTAGATAATCACTGGCCCCGCCCACAGCTGCTTCTGATTGGCTGTTGCTGTGAAGTGGACGCCACTACAAAAAGCAGCCCTGGAAGTATTCACTGGGCTTTTTCCAGGAGTGTGAAACATGGGTCCCAAAGCAAAGATGACAAATGTTGCACTTTGCTGGGCCACAGCGCTTCTACTGACTTGTGCTTTGAAGGTGGACTCTTACCGTCTGCGGTGAAGATGCTCCAGAGGTCAAGGCTGCAGGCCTGAGACGGGGCAGGATTGTATTTGGGAAGaactgattgattaaaacttttattagtagattgcacattacagtatatattccttacaattgaccactaaatggtaacaccctaagaagtttttcaacttgtttaaatcggggtccacgttaatcaattcatggtaaaaaggtaatgtgttggagctggatttgaaccagtgccccAGGGACCTCAGCCTGATCAACTACCGTCCTCCACTCTGCCAATTGAGATATCGAAGAGATTGGTTGATAccgctttttaatgtaaccaatcggttgtgtgggtgggacaatgctggaaactttgagagaacaagatgaaacgacaaggaaatgaacagaaataccctttttccgatgtatgatcaaaatattcccacacggcggaaatgatctccgacgacgataaattacaaatgaccaacgacagaagtgcggcgattctgttggcagcagcatctcgtcgacagatgcgcttccttataaacacagtttggcgcgcaggcgTCAGTGCGATACAGTttgcgtatcggtcacgtgaccgaaacagctcatgatcggtcacgtgactttcgaaaagtggtacgcgcaccgacacagggttttgctctacgagctcgacgcatgcgccgatgcatcggtgttgccggacccatcactaatatttacatttaacacagatCTTTTCTGCTTTTCCAGCTAATGGCCGTCTTTTGCCTTTTGTCCCTCGGGCCTCCAACCTGTGGCTACAACATGCTCTGGAACTCTGGTGGGCTCCTTATGTTGGTTCCTTATGGTGGCTGCCACATGCTTCAACAGGTAATGTCTGAGGAACATGTCAGTGGATTGGAGATCAACTCTGTTTTGCCTCCAAGGGGGGACGTTTTGTGCTGCCAATGCTTTGGCAGGAACTTCCTGTGTCTCTGGTGCCCCACACCTCCTTGGACAACTGCAGTGCCATTAGATCTTCAAGTCCAAGTCCCTCCTTTTCtgctcctcaacccggagatgccTACCTGGCCCCAGGCCCGAGTTGCACCTGCCGTCCCTAAGAGCCGCAAGTCGCCCTCTGAACCCCAGGTCTGAACCTCCCTCTGGGCCTCAGTACCACAAGTTGCCTTCAGAGCCCCGGGTCCAAATGATCCCACCCGGGTCGGACTTCCTCCTTAAGTTACCCCCTGGCGTCCACGTCCACACCCCTCTCCCTGGGTCTCTGCTTCCCTTCCCACCAGTGCCTCATAACTAAACGATGCACCAGGTCCCAATGGGGACCCCAGCACCTCAAAAACCCTACGTTCATCAAGACCACACGATGCCACAAATGGGTCAGTACTCGCTCTTCAATCCTCATGCCTGGCACTTTGTGGGATATCAGCACTCGCTCTTCAATCCTCATGCCTGCCACTTTGTGGGATATCAGCCACCTCCTGGGAAACACCCACCCACCTAGAAGGACCCCAGAAATCCAGGAATGCAGTCACATATTCCCTATTTTCGCTGGCATCACCCTCACTACCCTCCAAAGCAGACTACAAGACCAGGACCAACCACAACTGCAGCACCTTTCCAGATCCCCCCAGAGCTAATTCCCTCTTATCGAGACTTCATGGCGATGCTTGATGCACAATGAAAGTGTCtccattaaatgtgttaaaacaaCCAAAAATGGCTACCCTGGTACTTGTGTCAACTTGTGTAATTATGGAAATGGAGCAAGTACCATAAAAGTACTATATAGTCAAATGTTGTTAGATGTGTCGCATTGCAGTGTTTTGCTACATTTGAGTAAGCTAACATAACTTTATGTACCCAGAGACGGTCCTAGCCCTCTAGCACACAATTCAactacattttcttttttttttttttgattctgCAGTGACATCTTTATTGGATCATTACGTTGAAAAATAGGTGTTCCTTCTTGAAGCAGTCCTAGCCTGTTCTCTGCCATGTTCGATGACCCTAACCAAGAAAATTATAAATGTCTAAATTTTCATATTTCAATTTAATAACTAACATGTGTAATGTTTGCAGTTAAGTTCTACAgtatagatcatgggtgtcaaactctggcctgcgggccaaatttggcccgccgtgtaatttcatttggcccttgaggcaatatcaaattaacattacagctggcccgccgttattacacagcagcggtgccgctgtaacaccgcaatttctcacacttgccaatcctcccgaagttcagtgcccctcccgaaaatctcccggggcaagcattctccagattttcacccggacaacaagattgagggcgtgccttaaaggcaggcCCACTCGCATGTTAAGTGAatgcacacataagtgaatgctgGTCACACCCCTAGTGTgaccagccatacaggtcacactaagggtggccgtataaacaactttacaactgttacaaataagccccacactgtgaactcacacaaacaagaatgacaaacacatttcgggagaacatctgcactgtaacataacataaacacaacaacaaaaatacccagaaccccttgcagcactaactatttcgggacgctacaatatattgtgatatttacctcagaaggctgcaaaaacaaaagaggcattacatttgtatttaaattttatttaaaaagctattgatatttttaaattattattattaatatttgaagctcgattttgcatgtcactttaaagttactgtatataagccttgcttgttcaatgttcaatgcaacacttgtttgggtccctattaaaaggttaatttgttcaaccttggcccggcagctttgttcagttttaaattttggcccactctgtatttgaatttgacacccctggtatagatcaGTGTTGAACCATCGGGCCAGAGCCTATTGAGCTGCGAGCGCCCTCTATAGGGCcaccaaaaaaaatcagtttcacAGCTGTACTCTGTaaaaaccagtggttctcaacctttgttcagtgatgtaccccctgtgaacattttttttgattcATGTACGtcccaatcagagcaaagcatttttggttgaaaaaaaaagagatgaagtaaaatacagcactatgtcatcagtttctgatttattaaattgtataacagtgcaaaatattgctcatttgtagtggtctttcttgaactatttggggggaaaaattcataaaaataactaaaactgtgttgaagaataaacaagtgattcaattataaataaagatttctacacataaaagtcagaatcagaaaagtttttttgtttttttattgccattgtttgagaatgggttcacaaactaggaattttacttggcgcagaaataatcatcaacttaaagtgccgtctttggggattgtaatagaggtctatctggattcatgaacaattctaaacatttcttcacaaaaaaagaactctttaacatcaatatttatggaacacgtccacaaaaaatctagctgtcaacgctgaatattgcatcgttgcattttatgaacttacattcatattttgttgaagtattattcaataaatatatttataaaatatttttgaattgttgatatttttagaatattttttaaaaatctcatgtaccccttggcatgccttcaagtatccccaggagaacgcgtacccccatttgagaaccactggtataaaccACAGCGATTTTCAGTTGTAATAGACCTTTGCACCACTTGTGACAGTAATGATTATCAAACAGAAGTTTGGCGCTAAAGTCAAAAAGAGGTTTCTGAAGCACAAAACGTAACactaaagtggtaaagctgtatttatatttgcactttaaaaaaattgACAGTTTAGGTAAACCACATTTTGTTGtatgcaaatgtttttttcatcattgagTCGCTTATTTGTGCAGTATATTCGGTTAGTACTTGTTTTTCTAATCATTTTGACCAAAGCCTAAGGTGTTTGTGTAAAATGAATCATCTTTGTGATtgcttcatatcatttgacaagattGTAAACTAAGTAGTTATTGAAGCCCATTAAAATCCAGAGTGTGGTTGCTAAAtgggtgttaatatttgagtgggaaaAC
The DNA window shown above is from Nerophis ophidion isolate RoL-2023_Sa linkage group LG14, RoL_Noph_v1.0, whole genome shotgun sequence and carries:
- the LOC133568905 gene encoding glutamate-rich protein 6 produces the protein MRSSFTNNTVAKLEHDLCELLRHHGDFPAAVIDSRGKARPSTASGPGSWATTASLTSPDWTWRTWSQRYGEGSAVKKRSKRVCHVVQPVLEWLGKCEYCHRTAWPLLDVRWEEEMETLPGFCCIERQNLCMALVQKRPSVEAEQEEETTMVRPGRDKSAMYLADALLREKKARSMSLEMQRGLRERSGWKKDDEGVNRSAEPPFETTNVLSFRLGAADQECWVVNRNLRENVVEDEEEEEELTCDHKPTPFGICHQKDGKFQQKFYLNGKTFVNMFPDGSAQLFYPSGHVALIVVVTKDKGRACVLYDENLRTPHRPIRAIFQSNGMATCYHKNGNIWLSLSRLGGQCLDETSVRLRRWTWRNLPPPHLPPLFLSINRNFGLRVLAKDQVFVSFLANGQQARCSVGSCSVQCKCTKARPSRGLSVLKDELFVMAARIKIHLCIYHLNWSLIAPLHQKTVPSPSIRAFGKRLLEVSANMLMSQHERIFIQGCLQDCL